Below is a window of Desertifilum tharense IPPAS B-1220 DNA.
ATATTCACTGCTTGGTTGCAGGTCGCCCTTTAATTCTGGGCGGCGTTCCTATTCCCCACGAAAAGGGGTTACTCGGTCATAGCGATGCTGATGTGTTGACCCATGCGATTATGGATGCGTTGCTGGGGGCCTTAAGTTTAGGAGATATTGGCTTATATTTTCCGCCCTCCGATCCGCAATGGGCGGGGGCGGATAGTTTGGTGTTGCTGCAAAAAGTTGCCGAACTGGTGAAAGATAAGGGTTACGCCATTGGTAACATTGACTCGGTGGTTGTGGCAGAACGACCCAAGTTGAAACCGCATATTGAAGCAATGCGCGATCGCCTCTCCGCTACCCTAGAGTTAGAACCGCAACAAATTGGCATCAAAGCCACCACCAACGAAAAACTTGGCCCCGTCGGACGCGAAGAAGGAATTGCAGCCTACGCCGTCGCCCTTGTTTATCCCGCCGAATAATCCTCAAATTCGTTAAAATCGCAGCAAGCCGAGTCAGCAGACGACAATCATGAAACGCACCCCTTGGATTTCTGGAGTGAAGCGGCGGTGGCTATGGGTGGCTATCCTAGGACTAGCAGCCCTGATGCTATCAAGTTGCTCTCCTGCAAATTTTCGCACCCAAGCCGCCCAAGTCGATCGCATTGTTCAAAGTTCCCTCAGCGACCCCAAAACCTTTAACACCGCCCTGAGTCAAGAAGCCAATGACCTGTTTGGCTACATCTACGAAGGGTTAGTGACCCTGAACGGACTCACCGGGGAAATTGAACCTTTACAAGCCGAGTCTTGGGAAATCTCCGATGACCGCCTCACCATTGTCATGAAGCTGCGAGAAGGCTTGCGGTGGTCGGATGGCGAACCCTTGGATGCGGATGATGTCGTTTTTACCTATAACGAGATTTACCTGAATCCCGATATCCCCGCCGCCGCTAGAGATTTGTTACGCATTGGGCAAAGTCGTACCCTACCCACAGTACGAAAACTGGATGACTTGCGGGTCGAATTCCGCACCACAGAACCCTTTGCGCCTCTGCTGCGCTATAC
It encodes the following:
- the ispF gene encoding 2-C-methyl-D-erythritol 2,4-cyclodiphosphate synthase; this translates as MSKIRIGNGYDIHCLVAGRPLILGGVPIPHEKGLLGHSDADVLTHAIMDALLGALSLGDIGLYFPPSDPQWAGADSLVLLQKVAELVKDKGYAIGNIDSVVVAERPKLKPHIEAMRDRLSATLELEPQQIGIKATTNEKLGPVGREEGIAAYAVALVYPAE